The Thermomicrobiales bacterium DNA segment TGCACTGCCCGACCCTTGCTCGGGTGACGCAGCAGCAGCCAATCGACGTAGCCGGCCAGCGGCGCTCCCTGGCCCCCGGCGCTGATATCGCGATTGCGCAGGTCGTTGATTGTGGTGATTCCGGTGCGTTCGGCCAGCACGGCGCCTTCGCCGAGCTGAATGGTGGAATGGACGCTGCCATCCGGCAGCACGTCATGCCACACGGTTTGCCCGTGCGAGACGAGCAGGTCGATATCTCCCGGCGCGAGCCCGGCTGTTTCGATGATGCGCAACGCCGCCTCGGCAAAGGCTTCGCCGATCTCCGCGTTCAGCCGGCAAAGCTCATCCGTGCTGCTACGGGCAGGTTCGTAACTGGTCAGGACGCGCGTCCGCACGTCGGCGGGGTAGGGAAACGTCTCCCCCGCCACGATGCGCGCGCGCAGACTGGGCGGCGCGCCTTCGATCTCGCACAGCGCGGTGTCGATCCCATCCGCCGACGTTCCCGAAATCAGCCCGATAACCCGCATGCGCTTGTCTCCCTCTTGACGACTCCAACGATGTTACGAACGATCCAGTTCGGCAATCCGCGCGCGCACCAGATCGGCCAGCAATTCACGATCGACCTCCCAATCGACCGGCACCTGGAAGATCGATTGCAGCACGACATACTCCGGTTCGAGGCGCGTCCGAAACTCCGAAATCACGCGCTGGCTCCATGGATTCAGCGAGAGATGGTTCTTCGCAGCGCTGATACCGAACAGATAGTCCTTGCCGAGTTTGACATGCGGCACGTTCCAGGCAATGACCGATTCCGTTTCCGGAAATTCCGTAAGGATCGTGTCGACCACCGTCCCGACTGTCTCGGCTTTCACGGCGTCCAGTGACGCCAGGTAATCATCGATGGCCGCAATCCGCTTCGCGCTCAATTGCGTCTCCTCTCTTCACACGATCGTCACAGGACCCAGGACCCAGGACCCGGGAAACCCAATTTCACGATTCCGTACTGAGCACCCATACGCCCTCTACGAGCACCGCCTCGTCGTTTCCGGGCCATGGCGGCGTGGTGCACATGATGAAGCGCAACGGTTCCTCCCCAAGCGTGCGGAACTGGAACTCCGCCCCGACCGGAATCGTTGCCACGACCCCGGCGCGCAGGTGCACGACTTCTTCTTGCTGCGCTGTTCGCCGCCAGAGCTCGCCTTCACCACCGAGGATGTACCAGATCTCATGCACGGTCCGGTGCTTGATCGCCAGCGACATTCCGCCCACCGGCAACGTGCCGTGCGCCATGCTGGCATGCTCGTTGCGCAGCAATACGCGAATCTCCGATGTGTCCGGGGCCAGCACGGTGACCTCGGCCGGGAGATGCACGGTTTCGAAGACCAGTTGCTCGCGCTTCGCCATGGCGCTCGATCCTCACTCGGTACACTAGGGGTATGTTCGACGGTAGTATCGGTCCAGATTCGCTGCGTGTCTTGCGGTCCACCCGTCCGCTGATCGAGCATTCCCGCTCGGTCTCCATCGACCAGAACGCTGTCGAAGCCGCCGCCGATCTGCTGGCCAATGCCAGGCTCGCCCCGCCGGAATGGGAAACGGGCATCCATTTCCGCGACGACACCTGGCGTACGGCTGCCTGGGTGCTGGTGCTCGATGCGCTCAACTTCTGCTTCTGGAGCTGGGCGGGAGACCTCGACGAGCGCTGGACGGTCGACTACGAGGGAACGCGTTACGACGGCTACTGGGCGCTGGTCGCCGCCCTGCGCAAGGCGATCGACCGCGGCCAACCGCTCTGGGATGCCGGTTATCTGCTGACCGCTCCGGATGCGGAACTGATCGCCATCTTTGCTCCTGCCGAACCCGATGGCGTGCCCATTCCGCAACTGGAACGCCGCGTCGCGCATCTGCGCGAAGCGGGTACGGGACTACGCGCCACCCCCATCGAGAAGCTGATCGCGGACGCCAACGGTTCCGCCGTCGCTCTGGCGGAATCCGTCCGCCGCCGCTTTCCTTCCTTCGACGATGTGGTCTGGGTCGACGGTCGTGAGATCCGCTTCCTCAAGCGCGCCCAGATCCTGATTGCCGATCTGCATGGCGCCTTTGGGGGCCAGGGACTCGGCGCGTTCCACGATCTGCACGAGCTGACCGCCTTTGCCGACTACAAGGTCCCGCAGGTGCTGCGCCGTTTCGACGTTCTGCGCTACACCCCGGAATTGGAAGCCGCGCTTCACGCCCGCCAGCTCATTCCCGCCAACAGCCCGTGGGAGCTGGAAATCCGCGCCGCCACCATCTGGGCGTGCGAGCTCATCCGCCAGGCGCTGGAACGCCGCGGCACGCCCCTCATGGCCATGGAGATCGACTGGGCCCTCTGGCTCACCGGCCAGGATCTCCCCGCCGGCACGGAGCCGTATCACCGCACCCCGACCATCTTCTATTAAGGGAATCTCGCGCGTATTCGGCAGAATCGCGCTGATTCTCCTTTCGGATGATGACAGTGGGCAGCGCGTCCCGCATCCTGTCAGCAGGAGACCCGGTCGGGATCGTCAGGGTTTTGGCGGTACGCACTGGGCGATGTCAGGAGTCAGCGGCGCGAAGCAGGGTGAGATTCAGGCCATCGAATTGCGAGAACGCCTTGTCGATCGTGACGAACCGATAGCCGCCAGCCAGCGCAAACGCGGCCAGATATGCGTCCATCCAGAGCTTTGGGGAGGGCGAATCTCGCAACGTGAATTGCTTCCAGCGATCTTCCAGCCCCGCGGGCTCCTGGTGGAGGAAAGCGATCCGGTCGTCGGCGAGGAGCGACTGGTAGTAGGACCAGGCTTGCTCGTTGCTCAGGGGCTGAACACCATACGCGCCCACGACGGAGCCATTGGTGAGAAGCCGGAGAAATGTCTGCTGTGTTACACGGCAAAAGTACACCGATGCGGCATCGGCAACGGTCTCGAGCCAGTCTCGAACGATGGTGTGGTGCGCGTGTGCAGGGATGACCAGTGCCAACCAGACGTTGCTATCGCAAAGAATCACGATATGCGTCTATCTCTTCGGCCAGCAAGATCTCCGCGACCCGCTCTGGCGTTATCTCTTCGCCCGGTTTTGCCGGCCGGGTTCCCTCTATCAAGGGCAGTTTCACACGGTGCTGGCTTGGCGCTCGTTCGATGGGCTCTGCCGTCAAGCCTCGCCGCAGGTACTCGGCGATGAGATCGGTCATCGTGCGGTTCTCTTCGACAGCGCGAAGCTTCACCGCTTTCATCAATTCGTCTGGGAGATCGAGTGTTGTTTTCATGCACCCAGATTACCAGAAATCTGGGATTCTGCTAGGCTGGAACTGTTGTCGCCGAATCGATCCGTTCGGACCGATCGCGGAAGAAATCAGATAGGGAAGGGGTTCGCGCATGGGTGAGGTTATTGGGCAATTGCTTCCCACCGCGGTCGGTGTGATGCTCAGTCCGCTGCCGATCGTCGGCGTCATCCTGATGCTCTTGTCCAGGAAGGCCAAGGTCAACGGGCCTGCGTTCCTGATCGGCTGGCTGGTGGGGCTCGCCATCGTGGTTGGCGGTATCGTCGCTTTTGTCGATCCCGACAAACTCAACAAGAGTGACGGCGATCCCAGCACGCTTTCTGGCGTTCTGCATCTTGCGTTGGGTGTGCTTTTGCTCCTGCTGGCCGTCAAGCAGTTCAAAGGCCGGCCGGCCAAGGGCGAAGACCCCGAAATGCCGAAATGGATGGCCAAGATGCAGGACGCGTCGCCCATCTTCGCCTTCGGCATGGGCGCGTTTCTCTCGGGTCTCAACCCCAAGAACCTCATCTTCGATATCGCCGCGGCCGCGTCGATTGTGGCAGCAAATCTCGGCTCGACCGAGCAGATCGTCGCCGTGGTGGTCTTCATGATCCTGGCCTCGCTCACTGTCGGCATCCCGGTCCTTTGGTTCCTGGTCGCCGGGGAGAGCGCCAAGGCCAAGCTGGACACCCTGCGCGGATACCTCGTCGAATACAACTGGGTCATCATGTGCGTTCTCTTCCTCATCCTCGGCGTCAAGATCATCGGCGAGTCCTTGCCGGCGTTCTTCGACTGACCGTTGACTTCGCAATGTACCTGCTATCGATCGCGCGATATTTGTCAGAAAGGTGAATCACCATGAGCGTTACCAAAGTCAATGCCGACAATTTCCCCCGGGTGGAATCCGACCACATGTTCGCCGCGATCCTAAAGGACAACGGCGGCGAAATCGGGAAGTGGATGCACAACCGCGAGCCAACCCCGCTCGACCACCAGCCAGTCATCCGTCAAAACCGCGACACGCTCTACAGCGCCCTGATCGCCGATATCAGCAAGGGCGGCACGCTGACCATCCCGGATGGCGGCGACCGCTACCTCTCGGTGATGGTGGTCAATCAAGACCACTTCATCAATCAGGTGTTTCACGATGCCGGAACGTATGAGTTGACCGTCGACGACTTCGATACGCCCTATGTGTTGCTCGCCGCACGCATCCTGGTCGACCCGGCCAACCCGGATGATGTTGTGGAAGTCAACGCCTTGCAGGACAAGTTGGTTTTCGAAGCCAAATCGAACGAGCCATTCACCAGCCCGGAGTACGACGGCGAATCCTATAGTCGGACTCGCGCGGCGCTTCTGGAACTAGCCCGGGATCTCGACGGTTTCAATAGAGCGTTTGGCCGGAAAGAAGATGTCGATCCCGTCCGGTATCTCATCGGCAGCGCGGCAGGCTGGGGTGGATTGCCGGACACCGAAGCGCAATACCTCAATGTCGATCCCGGCTTGCCGCTCGGCGAATACAAGATCGACGTGGGTAACGTTCCGGTCGATGCGTTCTGGTCGATTTCCCTCTACAACAAAGACGGCTATTTCGAGCCGAACAAGCGTAACCTCAACAGCGTCAACAGCATCACCGCCGTGAAGAACCAGGACGGCACGATCACCGTCAACTTCGGCGTGAGCGATGATGACAAACCAAACTACTTCCCCATCATGGAGGGGTGGAACTACATGGTGCGGCTCTATCGACCGCATCAGGAAATCATCGACGGCTCCTGGAACTTCCCAGCGATCCAGCCTGCATAGGCCCGAGTTCAACGCACCCGTCCCGGAAAGGAAGTCACATGGTCTCCTCGGACAAGAGCAACTCGGATCCTGACGCAATTCTCCGCCGCGCCGTCGAGCGAAGAGCGCCCGAAGCCGCATCTTGGGGAATTGCGGCAGTCAACTGGGAGCCCACCGATTCCGAGAGTGCGTTCGAAGTGCTCTTCCGGTTCTACGGCCCAACCGAAGCGCTGTTCGAGAAGAAATGGTCCATGGCCGATCCACAGATTTCCCAGTGAGAGATCGAACAAGGTTGGCGAGAAGACACGATGCCAAGCACGGAGTGGCCGCGGACGTTGACCACAGTTGACGAATTGCGTACAGGATCCGGTTTGCTCCGGGGCAATCCGGATCCGTTCACCCGTGCAGACCCCGTAGAACCGTTCTATTCACACTGATAGTTCACGCACCGTCCGCTCGGACAATCCGAGTCATGGCAGCAATCGTCCGCTGGAATACAGAAGCAGACCCGGCCATCAGGCTCGCAACAGCGCATATCCTCGGGGCAACATGCGAACCCGCGACAAAGCCGATGTGCGGGGCGCATATCGCAGCTGTGCTGGTTCAGGATGGAAGATTGTTGTCGACTCAGCTCGCACAACCGACGGGAACCCAGAGCGTCCCGTTTTGTCAATCAGAACAGGCATGCCAATCTGCCGGGACGTGGCGTATCGGCGGAGAGGGATCCTCGCCCCGCGCGCCCTCATCCGGAAGAAGAGGTTCGCTCGTCGAGAACATGAAGATGTAACCCCGCAGCTGCCCAGGGTGCTGCCATGCCCAAAAACCCACCCTTCCGTAGCGAAGGGCCTCTGTGCCCTTTCGACGTCGCCCCCGGAGCTCCCCGCCTACTTGTGCCCCCATGCCTCAACGGGGGGGAAACGCTCCCAAACTTTCGCTTACCCCAAACCGACCATGCTCATATCCCCTGCGAAGCCGTATGCTTGCGCAGCTTCTACTGTCTGTCTGAAAGGACGCATGCTCGTGGGTCGACCGCTCGCAATCTGGGTTCTGGCATTGGTCGCCGTGATTGCGGGGCTCGTCACCCTCGTCATCACCCTCCAGTTTCTCGAGATCATTCCCTGGGTCGGCGACGAAGCCGAGTTCTGGGGCGGCAAGTGGGCCGGCGTCTTCCTCTATGGATTGGAAACCTTCCTCTTCTTCGCGGTCGCGTTTGGCTGGCTCACCCTCAAGCCCTGGGCGCCGATGATCACGCTGCTCTTTGCGCTCTTCGGCTTCTTCGTTCCGTTCATGAGCTATCTGGCCGGGACGGAGCTCCTGTCGAGCGCGATGGGACCGATGATCTTCAGCGCGGTCATCATCCTGCTCGCCTTTCGGGGCCCGGCTCGCATGGCGCTGGCCGAAGCCGCCGCGCAACGCAGTGCTCCGAAACCCGCGGCCGCGCCCGCCAAAGCTGCCCCCGCCAAGGCTCCGTCCTCCGGGCTTCCGCCCGGCCAACCCCGCCCCAAAGGCTTCCGCTCCGACGACGTGTAACGCAGTCCAGTGCCCAGAGTCCAGGGTCCAGTGAACGTGGGCTGACCCCACTGCCATTGCATCGAAACCCACTGGACTCTGGGCACTGGACACTGAACTTCCGCTGGCTGGCGTATGATTTGCGCCAACTCCCGGCGCATTCGATCAGAACCGCCGGGCAAGTGAGGTATTCACGCAGAGCTGGGCGAAGAATCCCACTATTCCCCATGAGTGGAATGATGGGAAAGAGTAGCGGGCTCGATCGGTATTCGCGCTCAACCACATGAAAGGTCGAGAGGTGCTCGGACGACCAGCTCCCCTCTGGATACTTGCCGTCCTCGGAACGATTGGCGGCTTGCTCTGCACCATTGTGCTCATGCAATTCGCCGAAGTTCTTCCCTGGGCGGGAGACGAAGCCAGCTACATCGGCGGACGTTGGACCGGTGTGCTGGCCTACGCGCTGGCGGGCGCATTCTATTTTGCCGCCGCCTACGCCTGGCTGACGGTCAAGCCCTGGGCCCACATGGTCACCATCCTGGCCGCCCTGCTTGGGTTCTTCGTGCCGTTTAT contains these protein-coding regions:
- a CDS encoding GAP family protein, translated to MGEVIGQLLPTAVGVMLSPLPIVGVILMLLSRKAKVNGPAFLIGWLVGLAIVVGGIVAFVDPDKLNKSDGDPSTLSGVLHLALGVLLLLLAVKQFKGRPAKGEDPEMPKWMAKMQDASPIFAFGMGAFLSGLNPKNLIFDIAAAASIVAANLGSTEQIVAVVVFMILASLTVGIPVLWFLVAGESAKAKLDTLRGYLVEYNWVIMCVLFLILGVKIIGESLPAFFD
- a CDS encoding cupin domain-containing protein gives rise to the protein MAKREQLVFETVHLPAEVTVLAPDTSEIRVLLRNEHASMAHGTLPVGGMSLAIKHRTVHEIWYILGGEGELWRRTAQQEEVVHLRAGVVATIPVGAEFQFRTLGEEPLRFIMCTTPPWPGNDEAVLVEGVWVLSTES
- a CDS encoding TA system VapC family ribonuclease toxin → MALVIPAHAHHTIVRDWLETVADAASVYFCRVTQQTFLRLLTNGSVVGAYGVQPLSNEQAWSYYQSLLADDRIAFLHQEPAGLEDRWKQFTLRDSPSPKLWMDAYLAAFALAGGYRFVTIDKAFSQFDGLNLTLLRAADS
- a CDS encoding queuosine salvage family protein; its protein translation is MFDGSIGPDSLRVLRSTRPLIEHSRSVSIDQNAVEAAADLLANARLAPPEWETGIHFRDDTWRTAAWVLVLDALNFCFWSWAGDLDERWTVDYEGTRYDGYWALVAALRKAIDRGQPLWDAGYLLTAPDAELIAIFAPAEPDGVPIPQLERRVAHLREAGTGLRATPIEKLIADANGSAVALAESVRRRFPSFDDVVWVDGREIRFLKRAQILIADLHGAFGGQGLGAFHDLHELTAFADYKVPQVLRRFDVLRYTPELEAALHARQLIPANSPWELEIRAATIWACELIRQALERRGTPLMAMEIDWALWLTGQDLPAGTEPYHRTPTIFY
- a CDS encoding DUF1214 domain-containing protein, which codes for MSVTKVNADNFPRVESDHMFAAILKDNGGEIGKWMHNREPTPLDHQPVIRQNRDTLYSALIADISKGGTLTIPDGGDRYLSVMVVNQDHFINQVFHDAGTYELTVDDFDTPYVLLAARILVDPANPDDVVEVNALQDKLVFEAKSNEPFTSPEYDGESYSRTRAALLELARDLDGFNRAFGRKEDVDPVRYLIGSAAGWGGLPDTEAQYLNVDPGLPLGEYKIDVGNVPVDAFWSISLYNKDGYFEPNKRNLNSVNSITAVKNQDGTITVNFGVSDDDKPNYFPIMEGWNYMVRLYRPHQEIIDGSWNFPAIQPA
- a CDS encoding DUF1801 domain-containing protein; amino-acid sequence: MSAKRIAAIDDYLASLDAVKAETVGTVVDTILTEFPETESVIAWNVPHVKLGKDYLFGISAAKNHLSLNPWSQRVISEFRTRLEPEYVVLQSIFQVPVDWEVDRELLADLVRARIAELDRS